The Kaistella daneshvariae genomic sequence AACTTCATACTTCTAAGTCGGATTTTTTACACGAGGTGCAAATCTCAGCAATTTTTACCACAAAAAAGTTCTCTTTTCTGAAATTATTCTAAGAAAATTAGCTGCTAAGTGAGGTGATTTTTTCGTTTTACCTCACTTGAACTTAACCAAAAACGCTCCCGAAATCTCAGGAGCGTCATAATATTAAAAAGAATTTTATTAAATATTGATAAACAATTTCGGATTTACCGGCGTATTGTTTTTGTGCACTTCATAGTGAAGATGCGGCCCCGTGGAGCGGCCTGTATTTCCGGATTTTGCAATCACGTCGTTTACTTTTACCACGTCATTGGTTTTCACCAAAATAGCTGATAAGTGGCCGTACAAAGTATCCAAACCGTTTCCGTGAGAGATGATGACACAGTTTCCGTATCCGCCTTTCACACCCGCGAAAATCACTTTTCCTGCCGCCGCACTTCGAACGTCAGAACCATGCGCAACCGCGATATCCATACCTTTATGGAACTGAATTTGGTCTTTTTCCGACGGCACATTATTTTGCATAGGCGGAGTGGTGCTGACCACCGTTTTTTTAATGACATTTCCTAAACTGTCTTTTTCTTCAACATACTGCGGCTCCGCTTTTACCGGTTTTAATGAGGCAAGCATCACAGTTTTTGGCGGTATCGGGTTTGTTCTTTTCCCGAATTGTGAAGAAATATAGCCATCGGTTGGTATTCCCAGCGGAACCTGTTGAAGTTTCAGCTGCAAATCCATTAAATACTGGCTGTAACGGTTGCTTTGTTTCGCAAGATAAACCGCGTTTGAAAGGCTGTCTTTTGCCAACGTTTCTATTTTTCCGTCGCTGAGGTTTTTTGAAGCCAGAAAGGAATTCAGCTCGCGCACGGTGTGATCTACAAGCGCCAGATCATTTTTCATGCTGTGATAATCAATGCTGTCTTTTTCGGTTTTAATGGGAACCAGATTCACCTCGTAGGATTTGTAATCCTTTTCAGCATAGAGTTTTCCGATTAACAGCGCCTGTCCAAAAATAATTAATGCCAGAAATCCCAGGATTACATTAATATTTTTTTTGCTGCTTAAAAAGTTTTTCATCTTTATAAAATCGTCTTAAGGTTTTCGAAAAAAATGAGCTGCAAATTTAAGAAAAAAATAAATAAAAAATTGGCGGCAAAAAGCACCTAATTTTTTGGTTTCCATAACGCTACCTATTTTAACTTCAATGACAAAAAACATTTATTAATGGTTATTCAGAAAGCTTTAATATCTTTGTGAAACTGCAAAAAACAGAAACCTAAGGTTGAAAATTTTCCAATTTCCGTTATGATAAAAAAGAAAAGTTCCGAGAAAAAACGCCCAAAAAAGCAGGTTGCTGTAGGTGTTGTGGGCAGCGGCAGCTTTGCCACGGCCATCGTAAAAATGCTGGTAGAAAACTGCGAAGTGGTGCACTGGTGCGTTCGGAACGAGTTCGTAAAAGGCGCCATCGAGCTGCGCGGTCATAATCCAACCTATCTCACTTCGGTTTCATTTGATGTAAAACATCTGAAAATCACCACGGACATCAATGAGCTGGTTTCCGCCTGCGAAGTGGTTGTGCTTGCCACCCCGTCCATTTACCTTTCAGCAGCGCTGGAAAAAATGACCTGCGATTACCAAAACAAAATTTTCGTTTCCGCCATCAAAGGGATAGTTCCCGCAGTGAACGATGTTGTGGCGCACTATCTTCGGGATGAATTTAAAATTGGCTTTACCAATCAAGCTGTTCTTGCCGGCCCGTGTCACGCCGAGGAAGTCGGTATGGAAAGGCTTTCTTACCTCACCATCGCCGTGGCGAAAGAGGAAGTGGCAAAAAAATTAGCTGAACTTTTCGCTTCAGACTTCATTAATGTGCATTGCAGCAAAGATATCTTAGGCAACGAATACAGCGCCATTTTGAAGAATATTTACGCTGTCGGCGCCGGAATTTCCAGCGGTTTAGGTTATGGCGACAACTTTACGGCGGTTTTCGTTTCTAATGCGGTGCGCGAAATGGAAGTTTTCCTCGATGCGGTTTACGAAGTTCCGCGTGATGTAAATGAAAGCGCGTATCTCGGCGATTTGCTGGTGACCGCGTACTCCTTATTTTCCCGAAACCGAAATTTAGGAAACCTCATCGGAAAAGGTTACACCGTGAAATCCGCAATACAGTCGATGAATATGATTGCCGAAGGTTATTACGCCGCGGATTCCGTGTATCACACTGCAAAAGAAAAAAAGCTGAAAACACCGATTATCGATACCATTTATCAGGTTTTATACAAAGAAAAAAGTGCAGAAACTGAATTTAAAAAACTGACGCTGATGCTAAATTAGTGCCACTTAAACATTTTTCCTTTCCAAAAAATTAGCCCTTTTCTAAGGGTTTTTTTGTGGAATTTCTTTAAAGTTTTTTCTGAATTTCATTAAGCTAATTTTCCGTTCTAAATTTTATAAACGAAAAAATTTGCGGTTAAAACGACAAATTTTTTGCTTTTGGCGGCGATATTGCTGCCTTATTTCCCGCTGAAAATAATCGAAGTTTTTTCCATTTTTCGGCGCTTCTTTAAGTTAAGTTTAACAGCATACGTTCTTGGTGAAACAAAAGTTTTACCGAAATTCGTAAGACCAAAACACATTTTTTATGTCTTCATATATCGCTGCAAGAGTTCCGAAGTCGCACTACGACGTAGTTTTAATAGGTGGTGGAATTATGAGCGCCACGCTTGGTACTTTACTTCACGAACTCGAACCCAATTTAAACATCGCAATTTTTGAACGACTTGGCCGCTTTGCCTGCGAGAGTTCCGCTGCCTGGAACAACGCCGGAACCGGCCATTCTGCTTTTTGCGAATTAAATTATACGCCGCTGCAGGATGACGGTACCATCGATATTTCAAAAGCAGAAAAAATAGCCGAACAATTCGAAATTTCTAAGCAGTTCTGGTCGTTCTTACTTTCAAAAAATTATATTTCAGAACCGAAAACATTCATCAATTCCTGCCCGCACATGAGCCTGGTTTTTGGTAAAGGCGATGCCGAATTTCTGCGCCGCAGGTACGAAAAAATGACACAGTCGCATCTCTTTAAAGGAATGCAGTTTACCACAGATCATGATCAACTGCGCGAATGGATTCCTTTAATAATGAACCACCGCAAACAAACCGAGCATTTAGCAGCCACAAAAATGGATATGGGAACCGATGTGAATTTCGGGACATTAACGCGGAAAATGGGCAGATTTCTCGCCGATGATTCTAATGTAGATGTTTTCCTGTACCACGACGTGAAAGATATCGATCCGCGTGACGACGGCAAATGGTTAATAAAAGTTAAAAACCGCATGCATCCGAAGAAGTATGAAATCACTGCCGATTTTGTATTTATCGGCGCCGGTGGCTACGCGCTTCCTTTGCTCGACAGTTCCGACATTCCTGAAAGTGAAGGTTACGGCGGTTTCCCGGTATCTGGCGAATGGCTGGTTTCTTTCAAACCCGAGCTGATCGCACAACATCAGGCAAAAGTTTACACGCAAGCCACTGTAGATGCGCCGCCAATGAGCGTTCCGCATTTGGATTTACGTATTATCAATGGTCAGCAGGCACTTTTATTCGGTCCTTTTGCAGGTTTTTCTACCAAATTTTTAAAAGAAGGCAGCTATTTGGATCTACCCGAAAGTGTCAACTTTTCCAATATCCGTTCACTTTTTGGGGCGTGGTGGCACAATTTGCCATTAACCCAATATCTCGTGCGGCAGGTGGCGATGACAAAAGCGCAAAGAATGCAGCACCTGCGCGAGTTTGTGAAAGATGCGCATGAAGACGACTGGCAGTTGAAGATTGCAGGACAGCGCGTGCAGATCATTAAAAAAGATGAAGAAGACGGCGGAAAACTAGAGTTCGGGACCGAAGTCGTGGTGAATAAAAGCGGCACAATCGCCTCATTGTTGGGCGCTTCACCAGGCGCTTCCACGGCGGCTTATGCTATGTTGCAAGTGCTGGAAAAATGTTTTCCCGATAAAGTGGAAAATGAATGGAAAGAGAAAATTCGGGAAATTATCCCGTCTTACGGCCAGAAATTATCGGATGACCCAGAGCTTACCGAAAAAATACGCGCGTACACCAAGGAAAAACTGGAACTAAATTATTAACCATGAAGCCGCTTTGGAAAATGGGCGTGCCCGACACAATAACCAAACCCGAGATTTCCACCGAGCTTCTGGAGTCGCTGCAGCCAAAGGTTGAGGAGGAAAAACAGGTCATCGTGCACTGCTGTTTTCCCGGCAGTCCGTTTTCCGGGATGCTGGTGCGCATTTGGGCTTCCACTTTTTTGATCGACAATAATTCCGATCATAAAAGCACGCTCATCCACCACGAAAATATTTCGCTTTTTCCGTATTGGACGGAAGTTCCGTCGCATAAAGATTTTTGGTTTACGCTGGTTTTTTCCGGTTTGCCACGTGAGTGCAGAAGTTTCGATCTTAAAGAAGAGATTCCGGAAGACGGCGGATTTTACGTGCCGAACATCAAAAGAAATACAACCGATGTGTACCGTGTAAAAATATCGTCTTAAAACGGTCTTTTTTTCGAAAATAGCGCTCGGCATTTATAGCTGCTGAGATCATCTTTTTAAATTTAATTAAATGAAAAATATCGCCTTATTTGCCTGTTTTTTTCTGATTTTCTCTTGCGCCACGTCGGTTGCTGAAAACCCGGTTTCGGAAATCAAAAACTTTCAGCAGGAATTGAATTCTGAATATCTGAACCAAAAAACAACGCCTTTGCGCGGTAGTAATTTTACCAATTTTACAGCGCATCCGTTTTTCCCAATCGATTTAAAATATCGGGTAAATGCAGATTTCAAAAAAACCGAAAATCCGGAAACTTTCGAAATGCCAACTTCTTCCGGAAAAACCAAAAAATACCGCGAATACGGCAAGGCAACATTTACTTTAGACGGAAAATCGTACACTGTTTCGCTTTATCAAAGTTTGGATTTGATGAAGCAAAAGCAATATGAAGATTATCTTTTTTTGCCATTCCGCGATGAAACAAACAACATCGAAACCTACGGCGGCGGAAAATATCTGGATTTAAAAATTCCGGCAAACAAAAACATCATCATCGATTTTAATAAATCTTACCAACCGTATTGCGCCTACAACGCTTACGATTACAACTGCCCGATTGTCCCGCCCGAAAATATTTTACCGGTCAGAATTGAAGCCGGCGTAAAATACGATGACGTCTATCATCATTAATCAAAAAAATAAAAAATGGAAATTTCTTTAAAAAATCAGGTCGCTATCATCACCGGCTCTTCAAGCGGAATCGGAGCTGCCATCGCACAATCCATGGCGGAAGCCGGCGCGTCGGTTGTTATTAATTATCCCAGCGAAAGTTCCCGCGAAAAAGCGGCGGTTATTTTAAATGAAATTATTGAAAAAGGCGGAAAAGGAATGCTTTGCCAGTGCGATGTTTCGAAGGAAGATGAAGTCATCAATATGTTTAAAGAAGTCACCGATAATTATGGGACGGTGGATATTTTGGTGAATAATGCCGGAATTCAGGTCGATGCGCCTTTTACAGAAATGACGTTAGACGCGTGGGAAGCCGTAATCGGCGTTAATTTAACCGGACAGTTTCTCTGCGCACGCGAAGCCATTAAAGAATTTTTACGTCGCGGCATCGATCCCGAACGCTCTGTTGCGTGCGGGAAAATCATTCATATCTCGTCGGTTCACGAAGTGATTCCTTGGGCCGGGCACGCCAATTATGCAGCGAGTAAAGGCGCCATCAGAATGTTGATGCAAACTTTAGCGCAGGAATATGGTGCGGACCGAATTCGTGTAAATTCCATCTGTCCGGGCGCGATCCAGACACCGATCAACAAAAGCGCCTGGGAAACGAAGCAGGAATTGAATTCGCTTTTGACGCTGATTCCGTACAACCGCATCGGTCAGCCACAGGATATCGGAAATCTGGCGGTTTTTCTTGCCAGCGATATGGCCGATTACATCAGCGGAACAAGCATTTTCATCGATGGTGCGATGACAACTTTTGAATCGTTTGCCACCGGCGGATAGTATTTTTTATAAAATTTGCCGCTTTAACCCCACAAAAAATATTCTATGACCGAAGAAAATAAAAGACTGCCCGATATCGCCTGGAAAAAGTGGGGGCCATACGTGAGCAATCGCGAGTGGGGCGTGGTTCGCGAAGATTACTCCGCCAACGGCGATGCCTGGAACTACACGCAGCATGACACCGCTGAAGCCAAAGCGTACCGCTGGGGCGAGGAAGGAATCTGCGGAATTTCTGACGATGAGCAGCTTTTAATTTTTTCACTGGGTCTTTGGAACAAAAAAGACAAAATGGTCAAAGAGCGGTTTTTTGGCCTTACGAACAGTCAGGGAAATCACGGTGAAGATGTGAAGGAATATTATTATTACCTCGACAACACGCCGACGCATTCCTACATGAAGATGCTGTATAAATATCCGCAAAACGCGTATCCGTATGAGGAATTGATAGAAAAGAATGCCGCCGCAGGAAAACTGGAGCCGGAATATGAACTCATCGACACAGGAATTTTTGATGAGAATGAATATTTCGATGTTTTTATAGAATTTGCGAAATTTTCACCTCAGGATATTTTAATAAAAATCACCGTAACTAATAAATCTTCCACCGACGCGCCACTCGTGCTTTTGCCAACCATTTGGTTCCGAAATACCTGGAGCTGGGGCTACGACGACTACCGCCCGGAATTAAAAGAATGTACTTCAAAACAAATCAGCATTCGGCACAAGGATTTACGAATGAGAAATTTTTACGCCAAAAACGCCCAAAAAATTCTTTTCTGTGATAATGAAACCAATAACCAAAGGCTTTATCACTCCGAAAATAAAGAAAAATACTGCAAAGATGGTATTAATGATTTTGTCATTAATGGAAATCAGAACGCGGTAAATCCAGAAAAAAAGGGCACTAAAGCAGCTTTTATTATCGATGAAATTATTCCGCCTAAATCGACCCAAATTTTCGAATTTCGCTTATCCGACAAAGATGTAGAAAACCCATTTGAGAAATGTGAAGAAATTTTTTCCAAACGAAAAGCTGAAGCAGATGAGTTTTATAAAGACCTGCAAAAAGGCATCAAAACCGATGACGAAAAGCTCGTGCAGCGACAGGCTTTAGCCGGAATGTTGTGGAACAAACAATTCTACCATTATAATGTTGAAAAATGGCTGGAAGGTGATCCGGCGCTCGTAAAACCACCGAAATCCCGCCGGAAAATCCGGAATGAAGAATGGGAAACTTTCAACTCCATGAACATTATTTCCATGCCCGACAAGTGGGAATATCCGTGGTTTGCGACGTGGGATTTGGCGTTCCATACTTTGAGTTACGCCATTATTGATGCAGATTTTGCGAAACAGCAGCTGAAACTTTTCACGCTTGAATGGTTTATGCATCCAAACGGTCAATTACCGGCGTATGAATGGAATTTCAGCGATGTAAATCCACCGGTTCACGCTTGGGCGGCTTTTCGCGTTTTTAAAATAGATGAGGTTCAGAAAGGTAAACCGGACGTAGAATTTCTGGAAGGCGTCTTCCAAAAACTGCTGATGAATTTTACCTGGTGGGTGAACAAAAAAGACAATAACGGCAACAATATTTTCGAAGGCGGTTTCCTTGGTTTAGACAATATTGGAATTTTTGACCGTAACGAAACTTTGCCTTATGGACAGAATTTAGAACAGGCCGACGGCACCAGCTGGATGGCGATGTTTTCATTAAATATGATGCGCATCGCGCTGGAACTTTCGCTGTATAACAAGGTTTACGAGGATATGGCGACGAAATTTTTTGAACATTTTCTCTATATCGCCTACGCTCTGGACAATATGGGTGAGGGAGATTTTTCGCTTTGGGACGAACAGGATCAGTTTTTTTATGACGCGCTGCAGCTGAAAGACTGTACCAATATGTTTCTGCGTATCCGTACGATTGTCGGCTTAATTCCCATGTTTGCGGTAGAAGTCATCGATGAAGAAATGCTGGACAAACTGCCGGCTTTCAGCGAAAGAATGGCCTGGGTATTAAAAAATAAGCCCGAACTCGCGGCGCTCGTTTCGCACTGGGACGTGAAAGGTGATGAGTCCAAACATTTGCTCTCACTTTTGCGCGGTCACCGTTTGAAAAAATTGCTCGAAAGAATGCTGAATGAAAAAGAATTTTTGAGCGATTACGGTGTGCGCGCTTTATCGAAAGAATATGAAGAAAATCCTTTCCACATCAACCTTGGTGGCATTGATTATACCGTAAAATATCTGCCGGCGGAAAGCGACAGCTATATGTTCGGTGGAAACAGCAACTGGCGCGGTCCGATTTGGTTTCCTATCAACTTTCTCATTATTGAAAGTTTGCAGCGCTTTTTCTTTTATTACAGCCCCGATTTTAAAGTGGAATGTCCTACCGGCAGCGGCAATTACCTTAATTTAAATGAAATTGCGGAATTTTTGGCCAAAAGACTGGCGAATATTTTTCTGGAAGATGAAAACGGAAAACGCGCGTTTAATGGGCAATATCCAAGATTTCAGGAAGATGAGGATTTCAAGGATTATATTCTTTTTTATGAATATTTCCACGGTGATAACGGTCGCGGCGTCGGCGCTTCACACCAAACGGGCTGGACCGGTTTAATTGCCAAAATGCTGCAGCCGCGTTACACGCAAATTAAAATGGCGAAAGCCCAAACCGAATCGCCAAAATAAGCTGGTGCAGAAATTGCAGGAAAAAATTTAACATTAAAAATTTTAAACTATGGAACCAAGAAAAAAAAATAAGCCCGCGCCCATCGTCATTTTTGGGATTGTAGCAATGGTCGTTGCGATTATTTCTTACCTGATTTTAATGGTGTTCTTCCCGGAATTATTTCAAAGTTTACCAACCGGCGACGCGCAACCTGTAAAAGCAAATTAAACTTTGCTTAAAAACTCTTCAAAAGCGGCGTGCACAGCTACTGCTCCGTCGCTTTCAATTTTTTCAAGTTTCAGAAATTCAATTTGGTTGATGGAATTTTCATCGAAAGGTTTTTTCACGCGAACATAATTTTCAGTGAAACCGAACATAAAGCCGTTTTTATTTTCGTGCTCCCAAAGCACCGGCAAAGTTTTTCCGAGCTGAGTTTCATAAAAAGCCATTTTCTTTTTCTCAGATAAAATCCGTAGCATTTTGCTGCGTTTTTTTCGTTCTGCAATGGCGATAACGCCGTCCATTTCCGCGGCTTCTGTATTTTCTCTTTCAGAATAAGTGAAAACATGGAGATAAGAAATCGGTAATTCATTTAAGAAACGGTAAGTTTCCATAAATTTTTCCTCCGTTTCACCGGGGAAACCAACAATTACATCAACACCAATACACGCGTCGGGCATCACTTCGCGGATTTTTTGAACGCGGTCCGAATAAAGTCCTGACATATAACGGCGTTTCATTTTCTTTAATAAATCGTCGCTGCCGCTTTGCAACGGAATATGAAAATGCGGTACAAAACGTTGGCTTTTCGCCACCAGTTCAATGCTTTCGTCTTTCAGAAGATTCGGCTCGATTGAAGAAATTCGGATTCTTTCGATGCCTTCAACTTTGTCCAACTCTGAAATCAGGTCCAAAAAAGTATGTTCGTGTTTTTTATTTCCGAATTCACCTTTACCATAATCACCGATGTTTACTCCGGTTAACACGATTTCGCGGATTCCGCGCGAAGCAATTTCCGCTGCATTTTTCACCACATTTTCGATGGTATCGGAACGGGAAATTCCGCGTGCTAAAGGAATGG encodes the following:
- a CDS encoding M23 family metallopeptidase; this encodes MKNFLSSKKNINVILGFLALIIFGQALLIGKLYAEKDYKSYEVNLVPIKTEKDSIDYHSMKNDLALVDHTVRELNSFLASKNLSDGKIETLAKDSLSNAVYLAKQSNRYSQYLMDLQLKLQQVPLGIPTDGYISSQFGKRTNPIPPKTVMLASLKPVKAEPQYVEEKDSLGNVIKKTVVSTTPPMQNNVPSEKDQIQFHKGMDIAVAHGSDVRSAAAGKVIFAGVKGGYGNCVIISHGNGLDTLYGHLSAILVKTNDVVKVNDVIAKSGNTGRSTGPHLHYEVHKNNTPVNPKLFINI
- a CDS encoding NAD(P)H-dependent glycerol-3-phosphate dehydrogenase, yielding MIKKKSSEKKRPKKQVAVGVVGSGSFATAIVKMLVENCEVVHWCVRNEFVKGAIELRGHNPTYLTSVSFDVKHLKITTDINELVSACEVVVLATPSIYLSAALEKMTCDYQNKIFVSAIKGIVPAVNDVVAHYLRDEFKIGFTNQAVLAGPCHAEEVGMERLSYLTIAVAKEEVAKKLAELFASDFINVHCSKDILGNEYSAILKNIYAVGAGISSGLGYGDNFTAVFVSNAVREMEVFLDAVYEVPRDVNESAYLGDLLVTAYSLFSRNRNLGNLIGKGYTVKSAIQSMNMIAEGYYAADSVYHTAKEKKLKTPIIDTIYQVLYKEKSAETEFKKLTLMLN
- the mqo gene encoding malate dehydrogenase (quinone), yielding MSSYIAARVPKSHYDVVLIGGGIMSATLGTLLHELEPNLNIAIFERLGRFACESSAAWNNAGTGHSAFCELNYTPLQDDGTIDISKAEKIAEQFEISKQFWSFLLSKNYISEPKTFINSCPHMSLVFGKGDAEFLRRRYEKMTQSHLFKGMQFTTDHDQLREWIPLIMNHRKQTEHLAATKMDMGTDVNFGTLTRKMGRFLADDSNVDVFLYHDVKDIDPRDDGKWLIKVKNRMHPKKYEITADFVFIGAGGYALPLLDSSDIPESEGYGGFPVSGEWLVSFKPELIAQHQAKVYTQATVDAPPMSVPHLDLRIINGQQALLFGPFAGFSTKFLKEGSYLDLPESVNFSNIRSLFGAWWHNLPLTQYLVRQVAMTKAQRMQHLREFVKDAHEDDWQLKIAGQRVQIIKKDEEDGGKLEFGTEVVVNKSGTIASLLGASPGASTAAYAMLQVLEKCFPDKVENEWKEKIREIIPSYGQKLSDDPELTEKIRAYTKEKLELNY
- a CDS encoding DUF1684 domain-containing protein, giving the protein MKNIALFACFFLIFSCATSVAENPVSEIKNFQQELNSEYLNQKTTPLRGSNFTNFTAHPFFPIDLKYRVNADFKKTENPETFEMPTSSGKTKKYREYGKATFTLDGKSYTVSLYQSLDLMKQKQYEDYLFLPFRDETNNIETYGGGKYLDLKIPANKNIIIDFNKSYQPYCAYNAYDYNCPIVPPENILPVRIEAGVKYDDVYHH
- a CDS encoding glucose 1-dehydrogenase, whose amino-acid sequence is MEISLKNQVAIITGSSSGIGAAIAQSMAEAGASVVINYPSESSREKAAVILNEIIEKGGKGMLCQCDVSKEDEVINMFKEVTDNYGTVDILVNNAGIQVDAPFTEMTLDAWEAVIGVNLTGQFLCAREAIKEFLRRGIDPERSVACGKIIHISSVHEVIPWAGHANYAASKGAIRMLMQTLAQEYGADRIRVNSICPGAIQTPINKSAWETKQELNSLLTLIPYNRIGQPQDIGNLAVFLASDMADYISGTSIFIDGAMTTFESFATGG
- a CDS encoding MGH1-like glycoside hydrolase domain-containing protein; the protein is MTEENKRLPDIAWKKWGPYVSNREWGVVREDYSANGDAWNYTQHDTAEAKAYRWGEEGICGISDDEQLLIFSLGLWNKKDKMVKERFFGLTNSQGNHGEDVKEYYYYLDNTPTHSYMKMLYKYPQNAYPYEELIEKNAAAGKLEPEYELIDTGIFDENEYFDVFIEFAKFSPQDILIKITVTNKSSTDAPLVLLPTIWFRNTWSWGYDDYRPELKECTSKQISIRHKDLRMRNFYAKNAQKILFCDNETNNQRLYHSENKEKYCKDGINDFVINGNQNAVNPEKKGTKAAFIIDEIIPPKSTQIFEFRLSDKDVENPFEKCEEIFSKRKAEADEFYKDLQKGIKTDDEKLVQRQALAGMLWNKQFYHYNVEKWLEGDPALVKPPKSRRKIRNEEWETFNSMNIISMPDKWEYPWFATWDLAFHTLSYAIIDADFAKQQLKLFTLEWFMHPNGQLPAYEWNFSDVNPPVHAWAAFRVFKIDEVQKGKPDVEFLEGVFQKLLMNFTWWVNKKDNNGNNIFEGGFLGLDNIGIFDRNETLPYGQNLEQADGTSWMAMFSLNMMRIALELSLYNKVYEDMATKFFEHFLYIAYALDNMGEGDFSLWDEQDQFFYDALQLKDCTNMFLRIRTIVGLIPMFAVEVIDEEMLDKLPAFSERMAWVLKNKPELAALVSHWDVKGDESKHLLSLLRGHRLKKLLERMLNEKEFLSDYGVRALSKEYEENPFHINLGGIDYTVKYLPAESDSYMFGGNSNWRGPIWFPINFLIIESLQRFFFYYSPDFKVECPTGSGNYLNLNEIAEFLAKRLANIFLEDENGKRAFNGQYPRFQEDEDFKDYILFYEYFHGDNGRGVGASHQTGWTGLIAKMLQPRYTQIKMAKAQTESPK
- the mtaB gene encoding tRNA (N(6)-L-threonylcarbamoyladenosine(37)-C(2))-methylthiotransferase MtaB translates to MEHLTQKTAAFHTLGCKLNFAETSTIARQLTGAGYAKVSFDEPAHVYVINTCSVTENADRECKFHVKRAMKANPDGLVVILGCYAQLKPEEISGIEGVDLVLGAKEKFNLLSYLDDLQKSAENGIIHSCEVDQADFFIGSYSIGDRTRAFLKVQDGCDYKCTYCTIPLARGISRSDTIENVVKNAAEIASRGIREIVLTGVNIGDYGKGEFGNKKHEHTFLDLISELDKVEGIERIRISSIEPNLLKDESIELVAKSQRFVPHFHIPLQSGSDDLLKKMKRRYMSGLYSDRVQKIREVMPDACIGVDVIVGFPGETEEKFMETYRFLNELPISYLHVFTYSERENTEAAEMDGVIAIAERKKRSKMLRILSEKKKMAFYETQLGKTLPVLWEHENKNGFMFGFTENYVRVKKPFDENSINQIEFLKLEKIESDGAVAVHAAFEEFLSKV